The Mucilaginibacter yixingensis genome window below encodes:
- a CDS encoding GIY-YIG nuclease family protein, with protein sequence MSSYNFYTYILTNKSKRVLYTGITNNLERRLYEHYTGADQPNSFTHKYQCYYLIWFERYQHVQQAIDREKEIKGWLRKKKVGLIGETNPDWRFLNEDIVEWPPSK encoded by the coding sequence ATGTCCAGTTACAATTTCTATACTTATATCCTCACCAATAAATCTAAAAGAGTTCTTTATACCGGCATTACAAACAACCTGGAACGCCGTTTATACGAACATTATACCGGGGCAGACCAACCAAATAGTTTCACACATAAATATCAATGTTATTATCTTATTTGGTTTGAAAGATACCAACATGTGCAACAAGCCATTGATCGTGAAAAAGAAATTAAAGGATGGTTAAGGAAAAAGAAGGTTGGTTTAATTGGCGAAACAAATCCTGATTGGAGATTTTTAAATGAAGATATAGTGGAATGGCCACCATCAAAATAG
- a CDS encoding TIGR01777 family oxidoreductase, with translation MATKHILLTGGTGLLGKQLTQALLAKGHTVALLSRTAKQEPGVKTFLWDVEKGQIDEQCIDGVDLIIHLAGAPIAEKRWTDQRKQEIIKSRTESIRLIYNLMKRKPHRVKRVISASGISYYGNNGDTLLKENHPAANNFLGDCCVQWEQAVDEGLQQGLTTVKFRTGVVLTKQGGALPQLAMPIKFGFGSPLGSGLQYIPWIHQQDVTDMYLHAVEHENLSGVYNMVAPNPVTNAQLTKAVAKQLKRPLWAPKVPEFLIRLLFGEMAMVVLDSIRASPLKIEQTGFVFMFPTVEGALMEIY, from the coding sequence ATGGCAACCAAACATATACTCCTAACAGGCGGCACCGGGCTGCTGGGCAAGCAGCTCACCCAGGCGTTACTGGCTAAAGGCCACACCGTAGCACTATTAAGCCGCACGGCAAAGCAGGAGCCTGGCGTAAAAACGTTTCTATGGGATGTGGAGAAGGGACAGATAGACGAGCAGTGTATTGATGGGGTTGACCTGATTATTCACCTGGCCGGGGCGCCTATTGCAGAGAAACGCTGGACCGATCAACGCAAGCAGGAGATTATTAAGAGCCGCACGGAATCCATCCGACTGATCTATAACCTCATGAAACGTAAACCACACCGGGTAAAGCGGGTCATCTCTGCGTCGGGTATCAGCTATTATGGTAATAACGGCGATACGCTGCTAAAGGAGAATCACCCCGCCGCCAACAACTTTTTAGGTGATTGCTGTGTGCAGTGGGAGCAAGCGGTAGACGAAGGCTTACAACAGGGCTTAACCACCGTAAAATTCCGCACAGGTGTGGTGCTTACCAAACAGGGTGGCGCACTGCCTCAACTGGCCATGCCCATCAAATTCGGCTTTGGCTCGCCACTGGGTAGCGGGCTACAGTACATCCCGTGGATCCATCAGCAGGATGTAACTGATATGTACCTGCACGCCGTTGAACATGAAAACCTATCGGGTGTTTATAACATGGTGGCACCCAACCCGGTCACCAATGCGCAGCTTACCAAAGCAGTAGCAAAACAGCTGAAACGTCCGCTTTGGGCGCCAAAGGTTCCGGAGTTCTTGATCAGGCTGCTATTTGGCGAAATGGCCATGGTGGTATTAGATAGCATCCGCGCATCGCCATTAAAAATTGAGCAAACGGGATTTGTGTTTATGTTCCCAACAGTAGAAGGGGCGTTGATGGAGATCTATTGA
- a CDS encoding NAD(P)H-binding protein, whose protein sequence is MKALLTGANGYIGTQLIPFLLRQGHEVVCLVSDRKRFYQQSGLEGKVTVVTGSLLRPESIASIPPDVDLAYYLVPSMSQDKDLSQLEAYSAHNFVEALSRTSCRQVIYVRGLAQPPSPLTASRQHIEDTLKKGPLPVTALRASIIIGRGSPSFEMIHKLTEKLRFMIAPQWVNTPCQPIALNDVLTYLEGVALKETAYNQTFDICGPDTLTFKQLMQGYACVHHLKRDIVTLPFRFPRLSSYWLHLFTGTRYAQAESFVESLKNNRVCTDNSISKIVPHECLGYEEALIQLFENTAQTT, encoded by the coding sequence ATGAAAGCTTTGCTCACCGGGGCCAACGGTTATATTGGCACGCAGCTTATTCCTTTCCTGCTGCGGCAAGGGCATGAGGTGGTATGCCTGGTGAGCGACAGAAAGCGTTTCTACCAGCAAAGCGGCCTTGAGGGCAAAGTTACCGTGGTTACCGGTAGCCTGCTGCGGCCCGAAAGCATCGCATCCATCCCGCCAGATGTTGACCTTGCTTATTACCTGGTGCCATCCATGTCGCAGGATAAAGATCTTAGTCAACTGGAAGCCTACTCGGCACATAACTTTGTGGAGGCATTGAGCCGCACTTCTTGCAGGCAGGTTATTTACGTGCGAGGCCTCGCCCAACCCCCTTCGCCGCTTACCGCATCGCGCCAGCACATAGAAGACACCTTAAAAAAAGGACCGCTGCCTGTAACCGCGCTGCGGGCCTCGATAATTATTGGCCGGGGGAGCCCCTCGTTTGAGATGATCCATAAGCTGACCGAAAAACTTCGCTTTATGATTGCGCCACAATGGGTAAACACCCCATGCCAGCCAATTGCCCTTAACGACGTTTTGACCTACCTGGAAGGCGTTGCATTAAAAGAAACGGCTTATAACCAAACCTTTGATATTTGCGGACCAGACACGCTCACATTTAAACAATTGATGCAAGGCTATGCCTGCGTTCATCATCTTAAACGGGACATTGTTACGTTGCCTTTTCGCTTCCCCCGGCTATCGTCATACTGGTTACATTTGTTTACCGGCACACGCTATGCACAGGCCGAAAGCTTTGTGGAAAGCCTGAAGAATAACAGGGTTTGTACAGACAACAGCATCAGCAAGATTGTACCTCACGAGTGCCTCGGTTATGAGGAGGCATTGATACAACTATTTGAAAACACAGCACAAACCACGTAG
- a CDS encoding DUF4293 domain-containing protein, with protein sequence MLQRVQSIFLLFASIVLFAIFLFPLVHNVYIGGTPVTIKVTGIYQDVKGQLTLIKPFTALSIGAVAAALIPLGVIFMYKDRKKQIVMSYMAMLLIIVFSFWEAQTVNTTLAGVTVRTDNYGIGILLSTISLVLMLIAIRNIRKDEALVRSADRLR encoded by the coding sequence ATGTTACAACGAGTACAAAGCATCTTCCTGCTGTTCGCTTCAATTGTATTGTTCGCTATATTTCTGTTTCCGCTGGTGCACAATGTGTACATTGGCGGCACACCAGTTACTATAAAAGTTACCGGTATTTACCAGGATGTTAAAGGTCAGCTGACGCTCATTAAGCCCTTTACCGCATTGAGCATTGGCGCAGTAGCTGCCGCGCTGATACCGCTGGGCGTTATCTTTATGTATAAAGACCGCAAAAAGCAGATTGTAATGAGCTACATGGCTATGCTGCTCATCATCGTTTTTAGCTTCTGGGAGGCGCAAACGGTAAATACCACACTGGCTGGCGTAACGGTACGTACTGATAATTATGGTATCGGCATACTGCTATCTACCATTAGTTTGGTACTGATGCTGATCGCTATCCGCAACATCCGCAAAGACGAAGCCCTGGTACGCTCAGCAGATCGCCTGCGTTAA
- the truA gene encoding tRNA pseudouridine(38-40) synthase TruA: MAVHRFFIELAYKGTNYHGWQIQPNAVSVQELLNKALSTILRAPIDVTGCGRTDTGVHATEFFAHFDTPQPPEGGVNRALEKLLGANGCDGLVRSLNGLLPYDIGIKNVIPVHADAHTRFDATLRSYQYHIHFWKDPFKEDRSWLLRDRPDVALMNEAAKIITEYIDFSCFSKSNTQVFTNNCKISRAEWEQTADGLIFHISADRFLRNMVRAIVGTLIMVGRKEITPEGVRAIIESKNRSNAGESVPACGLYLTEVKYPYPLG; encoded by the coding sequence GTGGCTGTACATCGCTTTTTTATTGAACTGGCTTACAAGGGCACCAACTATCACGGCTGGCAAATACAGCCTAACGCCGTGAGCGTACAGGAACTGTTGAATAAAGCGCTGAGCACCATTTTGCGTGCGCCGATTGACGTCACCGGTTGCGGTCGTACTGATACCGGTGTGCATGCCACCGAGTTTTTTGCTCATTTTGATACCCCCCAGCCCCCTGAAGGGGGAGTTAATAGAGCACTGGAAAAGTTGCTCGGGGCAAATGGATGCGATGGACTGGTGAGAAGTCTTAACGGCCTTTTACCCTATGATATCGGCATTAAAAACGTTATCCCTGTACACGCTGATGCTCATACCCGTTTTGACGCTACGCTGAGATCATATCAGTATCATATCCATTTTTGGAAAGATCCTTTTAAGGAAGATCGCTCCTGGCTGCTGCGCGACCGGCCGGATGTGGCTCTAATGAACGAGGCGGCGAAGATTATCACGGAGTATATTGATTTCAGTTGTTTCAGTAAATCAAACACGCAGGTGTTTACCAATAACTGTAAGATCAGTCGTGCGGAGTGGGAACAGACTGCGGATGGATTGATCTTTCATATTTCTGCGGATCGGTTTTTGCGCAATATGGTACGCGCCATTGTAGGTACGCTGATTATGGTGGGGCGAAAGGAAATAACACCCGAAGGTGTTCGGGCTATTATAGAAAGCAAAAACCGCAGTAACGCCGGTGAGTCTGTACCGGCTTGCGGGTTGTATTTAACGGAAGTGAAGTATCCTTACCCCCTGGGTTGA
- a CDS encoding ABC transporter ATP-binding protein, producing the protein MAEVTGKAIDWRLLGRVMHYVKPYKSIFAIGAFLTVFLAVVALAQPILMQKSVDDYIVVGNYNGLVMIACLMIGLLIVQTVAQYWQTFLTNALGESVIRDLRIDVFNHVTAMRLRYFDRTPIGVLITRTVSDLETIADIFSEGLISIIGDMLLVIAIIVCMLVKDWKLGLITLIPMPLLFLSTYIFKEAIKSSFQEVRTQVAQLNTFLAEHISGMSIIQYFAREEQEMGKFMNVNRKYRDANIRSNWYYSIFFPVVEILFSISIGLLVWYGCKRILSDQQMNSLSATGKGITPGTVLAFISLLNLLFRPIRQLADKFNTLQMGMVGADRIFKVLDTNDTAPNQGKQTIPITGDIRFKDVWFAYVDDNWVLKNINFHIRPGETLALVGATGAGKSSTINILNRFYEIGKGEITVDGVNIDDYEVGYLRSRIGTVIQDVFLFSDTIANNISLNNPAITREQIIAAAKDVGAHDFIMRLPGGYDYNVMERGATLSAGQAQLISFIRALVYNPAILVLDEATSSVDTETEHLIQVAIEKLMQDRTAIVIAHRLSTIQSADRIIVLDHGEIKETGTHQELLRIEDGYYRKLYDLQFNSAGIVLNQDLKDGKDL; encoded by the coding sequence ATGGCTGAAGTAACAGGAAAAGCAATAGACTGGCGACTGCTGGGCAGGGTGATGCATTATGTAAAGCCCTATAAAAGCATTTTTGCGATTGGCGCGTTCCTCACCGTTTTTTTGGCGGTGGTGGCGCTGGCGCAGCCTATACTGATGCAAAAATCGGTAGATGATTATATTGTGGTGGGCAACTACAACGGCCTGGTAATGATTGCCTGCCTGATGATTGGCCTGCTGATTGTACAAACCGTAGCCCAGTACTGGCAAACTTTTTTAACCAATGCCCTTGGCGAATCGGTGATTCGCGACTTGCGGATTGACGTGTTTAATCACGTTACCGCCATGCGTCTGCGTTATTTTGACCGCACGCCTATCGGAGTACTCATCACCCGCACCGTGTCTGATTTGGAAACCATTGCCGATATTTTCTCGGAAGGACTGATCTCTATTATTGGCGATATGCTGCTGGTAATTGCCATTATTGTTTGCATGCTGGTAAAGGATTGGAAACTGGGATTGATCACGTTGATCCCCATGCCTTTGCTGTTCCTGTCGACTTATATCTTTAAAGAGGCCATCAAGTCGTCTTTTCAGGAAGTACGTACACAGGTGGCGCAGTTAAACACTTTCCTGGCCGAGCATATCTCAGGCATGAGCATCATCCAATACTTTGCCCGGGAAGAGCAGGAGATGGGCAAGTTTATGAACGTAAACCGCAAGTACCGCGATGCCAACATTCGTTCTAACTGGTATTACTCTATCTTTTTCCCGGTGGTGGAGATCTTGTTCTCTATCAGCATTGGTCTGTTGGTATGGTACGGTTGTAAGCGCATCCTGTCAGATCAGCAAATGAACAGTCTGTCGGCAACCGGTAAGGGTATTACACCGGGTACGGTGCTGGCGTTTATTAGCTTGCTCAACTTGCTGTTCCGCCCTATCCGTCAGCTGGCCGATAAGTTTAATACCCTGCAAATGGGCATGGTAGGCGCCGACAGGATTTTTAAGGTGTTGGATACTAACGATACCGCCCCAAATCAGGGTAAACAAACAATACCCATTACCGGCGATATCCGTTTTAAAGATGTGTGGTTTGCTTATGTTGATGATAACTGGGTGCTGAAGAATATCAATTTCCACATCCGCCCCGGCGAAACACTGGCATTGGTGGGCGCTACGGGTGCCGGTAAATCATCCACTATCAATATCCTCAATCGTTTTTATGAGATTGGTAAAGGCGAGATTACCGTAGACGGTGTTAATATTGATGACTACGAAGTTGGCTATCTGCGCTCGCGCATCGGTACGGTCATTCAGGATGTTTTTTTGTTTTCTGATACCATTGCCAACAACATCAGCTTGAATAACCCTGCCATTACCCGTGAGCAGATCATCGCGGCAGCAAAAGATGTGGGCGCACATGATTTTATTATGCGCCTGCCTGGTGGTTATGATTACAACGTGATGGAGCGCGGCGCCACCCTATCTGCCGGTCAGGCACAGCTGATCTCGTTCATCCGTGCCCTGGTGTATAATCCGGCTATTCTGGTGCTGGACGAGGCCACTTCATCTGTAGATACCGAAACCGAACACCTCATTCAAGTAGCGATTGAAAAACTAATGCAGGATCGTACGGCCATTGTTATTGCCCACCGCCTGTCTACCATTCAAAGTGCCGATAGGATCATCGTGCTGGATCATGGCGAGATTAAAGAAACAGGTACACACCAGGAATTGCTGCGCATTGAGGATGGGTATTACCGCAAGCTGTATGATTTGCAGTTTAATTCGGCGGGGATAGTTTTGAACCAGGATTTGAAGGATGGTAAGGATTTGTAG
- the ffh gene encoding signal recognition particle protein yields MFENLSDKLDRAFKVLKGQGTITEINVAETMKEIRKALLDADVNYKTAKTFTDEVRQKALGENVLTSISPGQLLTKIMNDELTALMGGSTSEVNFPATPTIILIAGLNGAGKTTFSGKLANFLKTQKNKKPLLVAGDVYRPAAIDQLEVLGQQIGIPVYANRETTDPIAIAREGVALAKQNNNNVVIIDTAGRLAIDEAMMQEIEQVKAAVNPHEILFVVDAMTGQDAVNTAKVFNDRLDFTGAVLTKLDGDTRGGAALSIKSVVNKPIKFIGTGEKMEALDVFHPDRMASRILGMGDVVSLVERAQQQFDEKQAAELQKKIRKNKFDFNDFYSQIQQIKKMGNMKDLMGMIPGVGKMMKDVEVNDDAFKSIEAIINSMTPYEKENPDAINQSRRTRIAKGSGTNITEVNRLIKQFEDMRKVMKQMSNPAAMANMMRRMPKM; encoded by the coding sequence ATGTTTGAAAATCTTTCAGATAAGTTAGACAGGGCGTTTAAAGTCCTGAAAGGGCAGGGCACCATCACCGAGATCAACGTGGCAGAGACCATGAAAGAGATCCGCAAGGCGCTGCTTGATGCCGACGTTAACTATAAAACGGCCAAAACATTTACCGACGAAGTTCGTCAGAAAGCATTGGGCGAGAACGTGTTGACCTCTATTTCGCCTGGTCAATTACTCACCAAGATCATGAATGACGAGCTGACTGCCTTAATGGGCGGCAGCACTTCAGAAGTAAATTTTCCGGCTACGCCAACCATCATCCTGATTGCAGGTTTGAACGGTGCGGGTAAAACCACTTTTAGCGGTAAGCTGGCTAACTTCTTAAAAACTCAAAAAAATAAAAAACCTTTACTGGTAGCCGGCGACGTTTACCGCCCTGCGGCGATAGATCAGCTGGAAGTATTGGGTCAACAGATAGGTATTCCGGTTTATGCCAACCGCGAAACTACCGACCCGATTGCCATTGCCCGCGAAGGTGTGGCTCTGGCCAAACAGAATAATAATAACGTGGTCATAATTGATACCGCCGGTCGACTGGCTATTGATGAAGCCATGATGCAGGAGATTGAGCAGGTAAAAGCTGCCGTTAACCCACACGAGATCTTGTTTGTGGTTGACGCCATGACCGGTCAGGATGCGGTGAATACCGCCAAGGTGTTCAACGATCGCCTTGACTTTACCGGCGCGGTTTTAACCAAACTTGATGGTGACACCCGCGGTGGTGCGGCACTATCAATCAAATCGGTAGTGAACAAGCCGATCAAGTTCATCGGTACCGGCGAGAAAATGGAAGCGCTGGATGTTTTCCACCCTGATCGTATGGCATCGCGTATCCTGGGCATGGGCGACGTGGTATCCCTGGTAGAACGCGCTCAGCAGCAGTTTGACGAGAAACAGGCTGCCGAACTGCAAAAGAAGATCCGCAAGAACAAGTTTGATTTTAACGACTTCTACAGCCAGATACAGCAGATCAAAAAAATGGGTAACATGAAAGATCTGATGGGCATGATACCGGGCGTAGGCAAAATGATGAAAGACGTGGAGGTGAATGATGATGCCTTCAAATCAATCGAGGCCATTATTAACTCGATGACGCCATACGAGAAAGAGAACCCCGATGCCATTAACCAAAGCCGCCGCACCCGTATTGCCAAAGGCTCTGGCACCAACATTACCGAGGTAAACCGTCTGATCAAACAGTTTGAAGACATGCGCAAGGTGATGAAACAAATGAGCAACCCTGCCGCCATGGCCAACATGATGCGCAGAATGCCGAAAATGTAA
- a CDS encoding carotenoid biosynthesis protein, translating into MERPKSLTNILPITVIVLFHVVGVIGFSIPMWRDLFIYMVPYHLLLMLMTIFFSYGRTSVRLSIFFLLIYVLGYASEWIGVHKGWLFGNYTYGRTLGLQVSGIPLLIGVNWFLLIFSAGTLMQKTGMRNKLLRIVCGALLLVLLDICIEPVAMHFNYWDWANDVIPFKNYVCWFLLSLIMLSLYESFRFKRLNYAAPVLLAMQFIFFLALNWV; encoded by the coding sequence ATGGAAAGGCCGAAAAGTTTAACAAACATACTGCCCATTACTGTTATTGTTCTGTTTCACGTGGTCGGCGTCATCGGTTTTAGCATACCCATGTGGCGCGATCTGTTTATCTACATGGTGCCCTATCATTTACTGCTGATGCTGATGACCATCTTTTTTAGCTATGGACGTACCAGCGTAAGGTTAAGTATTTTCTTTTTGCTCATTTATGTACTGGGTTACGCCTCAGAGTGGATCGGGGTACACAAAGGCTGGCTTTTTGGCAATTATACCTATGGCCGCACGCTGGGTCTGCAAGTGTCGGGCATTCCGCTGCTCATTGGCGTCAACTGGTTTCTGCTGATCTTTAGTGCAGGTACGCTGATGCAAAAAACAGGTATGCGCAACAAACTCTTACGTATTGTTTGCGGCGCTCTGTTGCTGGTGCTGCTGGATATTTGTATTGAGCCCGTAGCCATGCACTTTAATTATTGGGACTGGGCCAATGATGTTATCCCTTTCAAAAACTACGTCTGCTGGTTTTTGCTGAGCCTGATCATGCTCTCGCTATATGAATCTTTCCGCTTTAAGCGGTTGAATTATGCGGCTCCGGTATTGCTGGCAATGCAGTTTATCTTCTTTCTGGCGCTGAACTGGGTGTGA
- a CDS encoding glycosyltransferase family 2 protein, with the protein MFIVLSAIFFFLILRFVVSLFNFLSDPKLRRTAIHHQHLVSILIPARDEEDNIIPLLQSIVDQDYRDYEVIILDDGSSDHTYQRCVNFAAKHDNFRVIKGQPLPADWLGKNYACYQLAQQARGEYLLFLDADEKVEPGLINSALHRMQLRNLALLSLFTNQEMRTTGEQLVVPLMHYILLNLLPLQLVYLVKNQAVAAASGQFMLFNADIYRTNQWHAQVRGKVVEDVEIMRAVKASGHNGEALLANNMISCRMYENYGEAVQGFSKNFLAAFNYNVFAFIIYLLLLTGGPLIVIMTLNSNLIVFMCGLILLTRIMISLLSGQNVLRNIILHPLQMLSLTAIGFLSVQQYLTKTTVWKGRKV; encoded by the coding sequence GTGTTTATTGTACTATCGGCCATTTTCTTCTTCCTGATACTGCGTTTTGTGGTAAGTCTGTTCAATTTCCTGTCAGACCCCAAACTGCGTCGCACGGCCATACATCACCAACACCTGGTATCCATCCTTATCCCTGCCCGCGATGAGGAAGACAACATCATACCCCTGCTACAATCTATCGTTGATCAAGATTACCGCGATTACGAAGTAATTATACTGGACGATGGCTCATCCGACCATACCTACCAGCGCTGCGTCAACTTTGCGGCCAAGCACGATAACTTCCGCGTCATTAAAGGTCAGCCCTTACCGGCAGATTGGCTCGGCAAAAACTACGCTTGTTACCAACTGGCCCAACAAGCACGGGGCGAGTATTTGTTATTTCTGGATGCTGATGAAAAGGTGGAGCCTGGCCTGATCAACAGCGCCCTGCACCGTATGCAATTGCGTAATTTGGCGCTGCTCAGCCTGTTTACTAATCAGGAGATGCGCACTACAGGCGAGCAACTGGTGGTGCCGCTAATGCACTATATTTTGCTCAACCTGTTGCCCTTGCAATTGGTTTACCTGGTAAAAAATCAGGCGGTGGCCGCTGCCAGCGGTCAGTTTATGTTGTTTAATGCCGACATCTATCGCACCAATCAATGGCATGCGCAAGTGAGAGGAAAAGTGGTGGAGGATGTAGAAATTATGCGTGCTGTAAAAGCAAGCGGCCACAACGGAGAAGCACTGCTGGCTAACAACATGATTAGCTGCCGCATGTATGAGAATTATGGTGAGGCAGTGCAGGGCTTCAGTAAAAATTTTTTGGCGGCATTTAACTACAACGTTTTTGCCTTCATCATCTATCTGCTGCTGTTAACCGGCGGGCCGCTAATTGTGATCATGACCCTTAACAGTAACCTGATTGTTTTTATGTGCGGCTTGATTTTGCTTACCCGCATCATGATCTCGCTTTTATCGGGTCAAAACGTGCTGCGCAACATCATCCTGCACCCCTTACAAATGCTTAGTTTAACCGCTATCGGCTTCCTTTCCGTTCAGCAATATCTCACCAAAACCACCGTATGGAAAGGCCGAAAAGTTTAA
- a CDS encoding lysophospholipid acyltransferase family protein has protein sequence MIYPQQNRLKHWVLDTYVRWAIKRNFHQLNVDTVEIVPNKSVLLIANHFSYWDGMILYYLNQQITGKKFHAMILEETAIKEPMLKYAGGFSVKKNSRDMVESLRFAAELLNDPQNVVLIFPQGKLYSNFIGEVTFEPGISKIMQQADGKFQLMLAAIFAENFEHKKPVVNVYINNDEQPNSTDATAVQRRYQQHYDRARAQQTKIVL, from the coding sequence ATGATCTATCCGCAACAAAACCGACTGAAACATTGGGTGCTTGATACCTATGTGCGTTGGGCCATAAAACGGAATTTTCATCAACTCAATGTGGATACGGTGGAGATAGTTCCTAACAAATCTGTCTTGCTAATTGCCAACCATTTCAGCTACTGGGACGGGATGATTCTTTACTATCTCAATCAACAGATCACCGGTAAAAAATTCCATGCCATGATACTGGAAGAGACTGCAATTAAAGAGCCGATGCTGAAATATGCGGGCGGTTTTTCGGTAAAGAAAAACTCGCGTGATATGGTAGAATCGTTACGTTTTGCGGCCGAGTTGCTAAATGATCCGCAAAATGTGGTGCTCATCTTTCCGCAAGGCAAATTATATTCTAATTTTATAGGCGAGGTAACGTTTGAGCCGGGCATCAGCAAGATTATGCAGCAAGCCGATGGGAAGTTTCAGTTGATGCTGGCGGCAATTTTTGCTGAGAACTTTGAGCATAAAAAGCCGGTTGTCAACGTTTACATCAATAATGATGAGCAACCCAACAGCACAGATGCAACCGCTGTGCAGAGGCGCTATCAGCAACATTATGACCGTGCACGCGCACAACAAACCAAAATAGTTTTATAA
- a CDS encoding 1-acyl-sn-glycerol-3-phosphate acyltransferase — protein sequence MFQRYVTYRLRRTFNVMEFNKIDIKPNHSILLLPNHFSWWDGFLAFWLEGKFFDRNFYIMMQEDHLQKRMFFNLTGGFSINPQSKEMITSLNYASNLLSDPTNLVTIFPQGALISNHAEQITVQPGIGHVIKKIKGDCQIVYYTVLVEYFESLKPSLYFHLLDCGTNHDFNFERMKEQINTHHRTVLQNQINVAH from the coding sequence ATGTTTCAACGATATGTCACCTATCGTTTACGCCGTACATTCAACGTAATGGAGTTTAATAAAATCGATATTAAGCCCAACCACTCCATCCTGCTGCTGCCCAACCATTTTAGCTGGTGGGACGGCTTCCTGGCCTTCTGGCTGGAAGGCAAATTCTTCGATCGTAATTTCTATATCATGATGCAGGAAGACCACCTGCAAAAGCGCATGTTTTTTAACCTGACGGGCGGATTTTCTATCAATCCTCAATCAAAGGAGATGATTACGTCGCTTAACTACGCGTCTAACTTGCTGAGTGATCCAACCAACCTGGTGACCATCTTTCCGCAGGGCGCACTGATCTCTAACCATGCCGAGCAGATTACCGTTCAGCCAGGCATCGGCCACGTTATCAAAAAAATCAAAGGCGATTGCCAGATTGTGTATTACACCGTGTTGGTAGAATATTTTGAGAGCCTGAAACCATCGCTCTATTTCCACCTGCTGGATTGTGGCACCAACCACGATTTTAATTTTGAGCGGATGAAAGAGCAGATCAATACGCATCACCGCACGGTGCTGCAAAACCAGATCAACGTAGCCCATTAA
- a CDS encoding alpha/beta fold hydrolase: MGFLQLADIGTVHFHEYGSGNRPLLAFHGYGMTGKQFHVLEQTILKDYYVHGFDHFFHGQSQLNGWSEKQILAGMSKDMVRRYMEAWFAQYGEQRFSVMGYSIGANLALIIVEEYAHLIDDVILMAPDGLSVYKGFHFLMHNHIGRFFFRWATKSKWLAPTMLKAVKRLGMIDQSLYTIAYNEIDTEKKRLDTYYTLNLIRLLKPDTARIAALINQYHLNCMLIFGKHDKLFPKSAAMPFIGMLDKAEVHEVEQGHWLVTKALDEYLLNYNR, from the coding sequence ATGGGTTTTTTGCAGCTTGCGGATATCGGTACCGTTCATTTTCATGAGTATGGCTCGGGCAATAGGCCCCTGCTGGCTTTTCATGGATACGGCATGACCGGTAAGCAATTCCATGTGTTGGAGCAAACCATTCTGAAAGATTATTACGTTCACGGCTTTGATCATTTTTTTCATGGTCAGAGCCAGTTGAATGGGTGGAGCGAAAAGCAGATCCTGGCCGGCATGAGTAAAGACATGGTGCGCCGCTATATGGAGGCCTGGTTTGCCCAATATGGCGAGCAGCGTTTCTCTGTAATGGGCTACTCTATTGGCGCTAACCTGGCTTTAATTATTGTTGAAGAATATGCCCACCTGATTGATGATGTAATACTGATGGCGCCTGACGGCCTGTCAGTCTACAAAGGCTTTCATTTTTTGATGCATAACCACATCGGCCGGTTCTTTTTCCGCTGGGCCACCAAAAGCAAATGGCTGGCGCCCACCATGCTCAAAGCCGTGAAACGCCTGGGCATGATAGATCAAAGCCTGTATACCATTGCTTATAATGAGATTGATACCGAAAAGAAGCGACTGGATACTTATTATACCCTGAACCTGATCCGTCTGTTGAAACCAGATACCGCTCGTATTGCCGCGCTGATTAATCAGTATCATCTTAATTGTATGCTGATCTTCGGTAAGCACGATAAGCTGTTCCCCAAATCGGCCGCTATGCCGTTTATCGGGATGCTGGACAAGGCCGAGGTGCACGAGGTAGAACAGGGCCACTGGCTGGTGACTAAAGCTTTAGACGAATATTTGCTAAATTACAACCGATGA